The Aedes aegypti strain LVP_AGWG chromosome 3, AaegL5.0 Primary Assembly, whole genome shotgun sequence genome contains a region encoding:
- the LOC5563638 gene encoding DNA-directed RNA polymerase II subunit RPB1: MMYFKLTAIVLFSAGVLAGKEAQPKSAAAPASSPSKPQPKIPHGKREAPVGYGPMDYLNPGHTGYNYGVAQPSFNLPQYSGQKYFMGPFKYPTTQPAYFAPASHGYNTFADNSVKYSIGSKELSDLLKALHSPSPAISIKAVPTGQGWDTPYSYESLNQFKPTMIKIHEVPSHSYGAPLAPATNSYYSHGYSAPHPAEPTYASGVKGLRHYASSYNAAIPDLYSGNKYISSIKPLAVQTPVQVLSPLHTSIHTQKPFKPSTYLGTTNDSPDYSHTQSPTSTSVHNSYLAPSLQYLPPKAQNKITFEQPSKTYLPALPSSPSNTYLPPKPSNTYLPAKPSSGNYIPVTSHGDDSKHLQHLHHHHSSDESNDSYEYSGTAGSAPSGSTVKPHHHPWQP, encoded by the exons ATGATG TATTTCAAGTTAACAGCCATTGTGCTGTTTTCAGCCGGTGTTCTAGCCGGCAAAGAAGCGCAGCCTAAATCAGCTGCTGCTCCAGCTTCATCGCCTTCGAAGCCCCAACCAAAAATTCCTCATGGAAAACGTGAAGCACCCGTTGGATACGGACCCATGGACTACCTCAATCCCGGTCATACAGGATACAACTATGGAGTAGCGCAACCATCATTCAACCTTCCACAGTACTCTGGCCAAAAGTACTTCATGGGACCATTTAAATACCCAACAACACAACCGGCTTACTTCGCTCCGGCAAGTCATGGATACAACACCTTCGCGGATAATTCGGTGAAATACAGCATTGGATCGAAGGAACTATCAGATTTACTCAAAGCTCTGCATTCTCCAAGCCCTGCGATATCGATCAAAGCTGTCCCCACTGGCCAGGGTTGGGATACACCTTACAGTTACGAGTCACTCAATCAATTCAAACCGACAATGATCAAGATCCATGAAGTGCCGTCTCATAGCTATGGAGCCCCTCTAGCTCCGGCAACGAACTCTTACTATTCTCATGGCTATAGTGCTCCTCATCCAGCAGAACCCACGTATGCTTCTGGAGTCAAAGGATTACGTCATTATGCCTCATCATACAACGCAGCGATCCCTGATCTATACTCTGGAAACAAATACATCTCATCCATCAAACCACTAGCCGTTCAGACTCCCGTTCAAGTGTTGTCTCCTCTACATACCTCTATCCACACGCAGAAACCATTTAAGCCTTCAACATACCTAGGAACCACCAACGACTCACCAGACTACTCCCACACACAATCCCCCACCTCAACCTCGGTTCACAACAGCTATCTAGCACCCAGTCTCCAATATCTACCACCAAAGGCTCAGAACAAGATAACATTTGAACAACCCTCCAAAACCTATCTTCCAGCGCTCCCATCCAGCCCCAGTAACACTTACCTCCCACCGAAGCCTTCCAATACGTACCTTCCGGCCAAACCCAGCAGTGGAAACTACATCCCGGTGACCTCCCATGGGGACGACTCGAAGCATCTGCAGCACTTGCATCATCACCACAGTTCGGATGAGTCTAACGATTCGTACGAGTACAGCGGAACGGCGGGATCAGCTCCCAGCGGAAGCACCGTCAAGCCCCATCACCATCCGTGGCAACCATGA